CAATTTGAATTTCAATTGATGATGTTAGAGATTTTTGTCCTGGAGGTCTTAATTCAAGAGATATTTCCCCATTTTCCCCAATTTCTGTATCTTCATTGGTTTTAAAATATGCAATACCATAACCGTTGTTAACTCTAGCAGTTCCTGTAAAAGAACCTAAAGATTGTGGTTCTATGAACGCTACAAATGTTTCTGCTTTTGCAAAATAGTTTGGATGTGCGTCTGTTTTGAATTTTATATAAAAAGATTTATTCTGATAAACTTCTTTAGGAGATTTTGTTGTAATCTCAAAAAATGTTGGTGGGTCTTCAAATGGAATTTCAGGTAATTTTGTGGTAGGAGAGCTTTCGCCTACAGATGTTGTAGTTACAGAAGTCCCACTACCCGAACTTTGTAAATAAGTATTGATTCTTTTTGCCAATCTTTTCTTTAAACTGTCTAGAACTTGAGTGTCGTCTTTAGTGAAATAACGTTGTTTTCTCTCTTTATCTAGTCTTTTCAGTTCATCATCAGCATCTAAAGTGTCAACAGTTAGTTTAGTCAGTTCATCAACTATTGAGGTTGCCTTTAAAGATTCTCTTGTGCTACTAAAAAGCTGACGTTTTGAATCGTTATCTAAATAATCTGCTTCAATATGAACAATCAAATATCTATCTAAATATGGAAGTTTAAGGTCTTTTTTAATTAGACCATTACCTAATGTTCCTTGCTTTTGACCATTAAATGTTATGATTATCGGCTGTGATATGCTCGCATAATGCTTTATTCTATCTCTTGGGTCTTGTCCGAGAGTGTTTAAAACCCACCAATAAATAGTTACTTTACCATTTTTAAAAGTTAGACTTGCTTCATTTCTATATTCTAAATTGTCTGTGTAAGTAAGTAAACGGTTATTTCCAGTAACTGTTCTATTTTCTTTTCTACCATTTCTTCGGTCAGAAATTGTAAATGGAATTATTGGGTCGAATAAATAGCTATGAGCTAAATACCAAAAGGAATTTGAAGGTGTTGTAATTTTACCTTTATATTTTCCCAAGTCCATCATAATATGACGAACAAGAGTTCCAGGTTCGAAAATATCATCTTCAACTTCGAGTGTAAATGGCTGTCCTGTAGATTTTTCAACCATATACTCATACCACTCGTGTTTGTCTTTATCAATATCTCCTTGATTAATACGAACTATTGAAAAAACTATTTTGCTCTTTTTTCGATTATCTTCTCTGAAAGATGGTTTTGAAATAATTATGGTTAAATTATTATAGGCAAGAGCAGTTGAACCACCTTGACCAAAAGCACCCATTAAATGTAATTTCCCAATTTTATTATCTTGGTTAATAGACAAAATTGTATCAGAAAATTGTTCTGGTTTCAAACCTATTCCTTTATCCCGAATTTCAACTGTTGGTTTTGTGTCTTTTCCAGAATCAAACAATGTAACTCGAACCTTATCTGAAAGTTGGTCTATTTTTTTATCTCTTGCAGATTTTATTTTAGAGAGTTTACCATCTTCTATACCAAACCAATCTTCAGATGCTCTACGAGGAGAACGAAAACCTATTGGTTTGCCTTGCAATTTCCATTCCTTTTCAAGTACTGCATCTATTGCATTTGTAATTCGTTCAGTAACACCACCTGCTGGGTCTGTTCCGATATTAATTATTCCTGTATTATTTCTTTTTCCACCAACATTTTCCCAACGGATTTTGGAAGTTCCTATTTTTTGAATAAGTTTTCTTATTTCGTCAGGCTTATGAGCGTTAATAAGGTCTTGAAATATTTCGTTCATACTAAAAGTTAAAAGATTCGGTATTGTTTTTTAAGTTCTTTTTATAAAGAGTTTCCATTGTTTTTAGTTCCTCTTTAATTGCTTTAACCATTTTATTTAAGTCTTCCTCATTATATTCGTAATTGTTTTCATTCGAACACTTTGAAAGACTACGGATTCCCTTTAGAATGTTTTCCACTCTTCTCGAAGCTACTCGTTTAAATCGGTCTTTTTTTAATTCAGAATTATCCATTATTTCTGATTTCATTTGTTATATAGTTGCAAGTATAGAATTATTTACTACATTTCAATAAATATAGTCTATAAACTTCCAGAAAGCGTTGGGAAATTTTAGCTCTTTTGGTTTTTAAGCGTTGGAATTGAGCGTTGGCAAAAACCGAAAGTGCTAAAATATGCGGTTGGTCAGTATGAAACACAACGGTCTTGTGTATGAAACGTAGCGTATAAAAAGACACTAACTTTTCGGATTAACACAGAGCCGAATTTTTATATTTTGTTTTTAATTTATCATTCTTAAATGCCAAATTTAAAAATTTGGCGGTCTTCGAAAATACACACAAACCTTTCGGAAAGCCTATAATAGCTATGTTTTATACACGTTGTTGTAAAACGTTTTTTATTCAGATTACTCCTGTTATTTGTAAATTCCCAGTTATTTTTCGGACAATCATTTCCACTTCTTCAAGTCTGTAATTTTTCGCAAACTCGACATTCAGTCCGTTAATCTTTTCTCCATTTCCGTTTATTACATATCCAAATGCAATATTCGTAAATTTACTTTCTACACCTAAAAATAAATATTTATTATAAGCCGAATTATTAGTTAAAGATTTCTTGTAAACTAAATTTTGCACCAGAATTTTCAACAAGCTCAAATCCGTTATCTTCAAAATGCTGAACAAATTCGGGAAACATTTTTTTCATTCCCCCGAATGATTCATTTCTTCTCGCTACTTTTTTGGAATCATTATTAAATTTCCAAAATACATAACCACCTATTATTAAAATTAAAAAAAACCAAACCATTATTTAATTCGCTTTACGATTCTGTTTAAAATCTGATTTCTGATAAATGTATTTAATCTTTCTTTGTCTTTTAGTTTTTCCGCAAAAGGTGGTGAAAGGAAATAATATGTTTTTATAAAAAATCTACCAAAATAATTTTTTGACAATGTGTTATCTCTGAAAAATTTTAAATGTAAAACTTCAGGTGCAAATTCATTTCCGTAGCAAGCTGTTGCAATATAACAACCGCTTTTTCCACTTGTCGCACTTTTTTGAGGTTTAGGATGTCCCATTATTTTTTCATATTCTGCTTCGTCTTCTTTTTGCATTACTGCATAACCTTCGTGAGAAACATAAACTCTTCGATTATTCATAAAAGACCAACTTGGAAAAGACTCGTCAATTCTTTGACCATTATAAGGACATTTTCCTCTGTTTACTAAACCTAAATTGTCTAAATATGTAAAAATGTCTAAAGACCTAACAATATGATTTTGAAGAAAATTAGTTAAAGTTTCAAAACTTTCTGGCTCAAATGGTTTGTTTTCAAATTTGTCTGCTATAACTCCTTTTGCACTTAATTCTTTGCAGATGTCATTTACATATTCTGTGGTAAATTCTGAATAATATTTCATTATTTTATTTTTATTCGGTCAGTTAAATTATATGATTTTTTTAATTCGTTGGTAGTAAGATTGACAATGAAACTTTTTTGTTTATAAAGAAATAAAATTGAAGTATTAGCAAATTTTTGGTCTGCATATGTTAGATAAGATTCTATTTTCAATGCTTTTTGTCCGTTTGCTAAAACAATATTCTCTGTCTTTTCTCCATTCGATTGAGCGTTTTCTTTCGCTGTTTTAAAAAATTGGTCTTTATATACTTGAAGAGAATTGCCAGTTAAACCTTTCATATCCTCAAAAAGATTTTGAACTGTTGCGGAATATTGGAATATATTTTCGTTATTGTCTTGAAAAACACAACTATAATTGTTTTGATTTCCTAAATTCCGAGTATATTCTAATTCACAAGGTGTGTTGATTGTCAGTCCTTCAATTTTGTTTTCGGTTTGAGAAAATGCCATAAAAGGTAAAAGCATTCCGAGTAAGATTATTTTCTTCATAGAGATTGGTTCAAATGTCTCGTCCTAAAATAGGGCTACAGTTAATTATTAAAATTTATGCTACATTTTTGTGCACGTAATTAGGTGTTTTATAATCTAAAGATAAATGTAATCTTTTATTATTATATAATTTGATTGCATTTTTTGTTGCTTTTTTGGCGTGATTGATATTTGTAAATGTTTGGTCGAGGAAGAATTCATCTTTTAAAATTCCGTTAACTCTTTCGGCCATTGCGTTTTCGTAGCAATGATTTTCTTGGGTCATACTGATTTGTATCTTTTTTCTTTTCAAAATTTGAGTATAAACATTGCTACAATATTGTATTCCTCTATCAGAATGATGTATGATTTCTTCGGTATTTTTAGTTTGATAAATAGCTTTATTTAAAGCTCTAACACAGCCTTTAAGTTCTAAACTATCACTAATATCATAGCCTACTATTTTTCTTGAATACATATCAGTAATAAGTGCTAAATAACAAAATCCATTTATAGTTCTTATATAGGTAATATCCGAAGCCCAAACTTGGTTAGGTCTATTAATGATCAGGTCTTTTATGATATTTTTATATTTATAAAAACGATGGTAAGAGTTGGTTGTTTTAGAAGAATATTTTTTCCTTCTAATTAACAAATTATTTTCTTTTAAGATTCTAAATAACTGGTCTCTACCTATATTTATATTCTGTTTCCTAAAATCATTATGTAAGGATTTCATTAGCTTTCTAGTACCTTCTCTGGGTAATGTTTTCCTGCTTTTTTTAACAAGCATTATTACATTTTGTTCTATTTGTTTTTTAAGAACAAACCTTTTTTGATATTTGTAATAAGCATCTCTTTTTAACTCGAAAGCATTACAAATAGTAGCGATGGCGTACCTTCTTTTTTTTCTATTAATCGGTGCTATTTTCATTAAGGCTTTATGTTTAAGTTTTTTTTTAATTCTTCAACATTTTTATAGCCAAGATTTTCAGCAGCTACTTCAAGATAACTATCATTCACAAGTTTATCTAGATCCTTTTTAATAAGAAGATCTTTGAGTTGTTTTAGCTCTTTTTGAAGGGCTTTAATACGGGATAATTCGTCGTCTGTTTGCACGGTTACACGGGTGTTCATTAAATCTTTACGGTCATATTTTTTAATCCATACGTTTATCGTACTAGATTGTATGCCGTAAGTTAAGGCAATTTGTCTTTTGGAATGGTTTCCTTTGGTAAGTTCTGCTAATACTTTGAGTTTAAAACTCTCACTATAACGTCTTACATATCCATCATTTTTATACATATACTTGTTGTTTTTTGTATACATATTTCAGGACGGGTCAAAATGTTTTACAACGATTTAGTATATGAAAAGTAGCGGACTTAAAAGCACTGACTTTTCAATTTATACCTAATGCTAAATTTACAAAACTAACTTTAAATGAAGCACTTAAACCGCTATTTTTTATATACCGTGTTGGGCGTATGTTACTTTTCATTCGTTTTTGTCAGTTAGTGTAATAGTCAGTTTATTTTTTTGTTGGTCAATCTCAATTTCTTTTCCGATTTCAAATCCAAGTTCTCTCAACCATTTTCCTTCAAGTCGAATTTCAGGAACAACAGCATATTTACTCCATTCGCGAGATTGGTATTTTTGATAAATTTTTAGCTTTCTAAATCGACTCATTAAAAACTTGTTCGTTATGACGAACACAATATATAAATAATTTATCTAAATTCGGTATAGTGAACACAAAAGAATTAAAATATTTTAAAAAATTAGGTGCTAAAATCAAGCAATTAAGAGAAGAAAAAGAGATTGACCAAAAGTCTTTTGCTTTTGATTGTGGAATTGGAAGAACTCAATTGTATATGATTGAAAACGGAAAAACGAATCCTCGTTTGTTTACTTTGATGAAAATTGCTGATGGATTAGAAATTTCGGTTTCTGTACTTCTAAAATAGCTCAATTTTACTGTATTACTTTAGATGTATGATTCCACTTTATTTGATAACC
This window of the Flavobacteriaceae bacterium genome carries:
- a CDS encoding IS3 family transposase; amino-acid sequence: MKIAPINRKKRRYAIATICNAFELKRDAYYKYQKRFVLKKQIEQNVIMLVKKSRKTLPREGTRKLMKSLHNDFRKQNINIGRDQLFRILKENNLLIRRKKYSSKTTNSYHRFYKYKNIIKDLIINRPNQVWASDITYIRTINGFCYLALITDMYSRKIVGYDISDSLELKGCVRALNKAIYQTKNTEEIIHHSDRGIQYCSNVYTQILKRKKIQISMTQENHCYENAMAERVNGILKDEFFLDQTFTNINHAKKATKNAIKLYNNKRLHLSLDYKTPNYVHKNVA
- a CDS encoding transposase, which codes for MYKNDGYVRRYSESFKLKVLAELTKGNHSKRQIALTYGIQSSTINVWIKKYDRKDLMNTRVTVQTDDELSRIKALQKELKQLKDLLIKKDLDKLVNDSYLEVAAENLGYKNVEELKKNLNIKP
- a CDS encoding type I addiction module toxin, SymE family, coding for MSRFRKLKIYQKYQSREWSKYAVVPEIRLEGKWLRELGFEIGKEIEIDQQKNKLTITLTDKNE
- a CDS encoding helix-turn-helix domain-containing protein, yielding MNTKELKYFKKLGAKIKQLREEKEIDQKSFAFDCGIGRTQLYMIENGKTNPRLFTLMKIADGLEISVSVLLK